Genomic segment of Mytilus edulis chromosome 12, xbMytEdul2.2, whole genome shotgun sequence:
GATTCCtgaaaaatatatgattatttcaATAAGTATGTACTATTCGATTTGAGGCATAGTGAAAGTGAATTTATAACATATATGCTGTCAAAACTGCTGCTTTCTAATGTTCGTCTACCTGAAAATCTGGTAATGAGGGTGTACATATAACGGATAAAGTTGGATAAGACCCTTGGTTTAAACTCAACAAATTGTATTGATTGACCTTTATTTGCCTTAcaaccagtggcaaatatttgagaCATAGTCAGGACGGAAATTTATATTAATACGACAGGAAGGTTGGTTGATGATTGCCTAAAGTACAGGTAAATTTTTCATGCATGTACAGGGTGATGATTGCGCAATGACGGTCCACAACAAAGgataaaaattatgataaaatgattaaaaatggaGCGGCAGAGATGCAAAAGATACGATATGGAAAGTTAAACTTGTtagttttaacaaaataaaaatggaatGAAAAGGAATTAAAGACCAAAAAGTCCACACACCTCAGAATAGAAGACCAACAATGACCAAAGATAATGCCGTTCGAACCACAGGAAAACCGGAGTGatttcatgtgctccggaagggaggAAGAtgtgctccacatgttgcaccagTTCGGTTGTATTGCTCGTGTAAGTTCAGTCAATTGGGAGGTTATAAAATTTTGCTGTGAATAGGGCGACAAAACACAAAAGGACTATTCAAATAGTTGTTGCTCATTTGTTCCTCAACGGAAAGAAAGTATTCTACCATCCTTATCCATAACTGTGAAAGCTTTTAAGTTATTAACCAACAACAATCAATGATGGCTCCAACCTCTACAACACCTGCGACAGTGTAGTAACAGCACAACATAGGGACACAATGCAAACATTAGTTGGATTGGGATCATTAGATTACACGATTAAAGAAAACACACACTCACTGAAAgctaatatataaaacaaattacaacCGATACATAAATCATGATCTCTCacattgttatataatatttcTGATGTAAAACGTCAATACAATACCGTTTAATTATACTttcacatttttcaattttacaattgTCTTAACCACATTTGAGGACAAGAGGACGGGATATCCTCTTCTCCAAATATGTAACATCATAGAATTAGACTTATCAACAAACTGAACTCATACAGgctattttttaacaaattacgttagcaacgtcattaccttccctgtaactgtatcgtatgcccttaatcaTCCGCAGCAACAGAGTTCATCCCaatgttttggtggggttcgggttgctcagtctatggttttccATGTTGGGTTTTATCTTTGgtccttttttgtttttattttttaccttgGTGTTGTCTTCGTCTTTGAGTTTGAATACCCCTTTGGTACTGTATCATCTGCATGTATTGTGATGTTCTGGCGGACGCAGTTGTTTACTTATGCGGCATTTAACCATTATACATGCATAATCTGACAACCAAAATTGTATAACCGACGTTATCCAACCCGaccaaaaatgttatttgaaagcTCAATCTAGTAAACAAGATGAAAATTTATACTTATGTCCATTTAGTTCATCGAAACCGGAACCCTGTTGCGTAATTAAGTTACTGCAATACACTTACCGCTCTTTCGACATGTTTTGGTTTCCGGTCTACTTTTGGTTCTGACTTAGGTTTGGGCTCTTTTGGTTCctgttttctcttttctttatctttatcATTGGGAAATCCATAATCATAAAACGTATCGTATTTGTGGCCCTGGTAATCCTCAATCTTCCGTTTAGTAATGTCGTCTGTCGTCCGTGTAGGGGAATACCCTGTCTTTTGCTTGAAAGGGTCTGTAGGCTCACTAAGTGTATTAGTTTTCTTCTTTTCGAACGGATCGATGGTTGAACTTGGGTTATAAGTTTGTACTTCATAGAGACCATTCTTACTACTGATGTTAACTTTTGATGGAACATAGGTTTTACCAgctgaaaatatttataatacattagcaaaaaatttaattttggttgtaacacgtcttctgattggctattttttttctatcaactAATATACATAATTATGTCACGTTAGTGTGacgtttcaagtttttttttttaaggtttattccttgaaatgaaatatgaaataagttTATATACGAAAATACACACACTAAAATGTGTGATACCTTAAAATTTATAGTAAGTATATGCAAAGATGATgttgtatgattgacaatgagacaactcttcacaggatACAAACAGAAATATCTAACAAAACACAGGGTGGACTTGGTCGGGTACATGTATATCCCAAAAACGAattactgatctgagagtactcgcagtttctGACTAGAAAGGTTTGGTTGAGAAttaaactttatgacaaaagagatagTTAATTAGTTTAATCCATCAAGAATGACTTTGAAATAGAAAAGTCGTCACTTTGGGCTTCTTCCGATCGGCATTCAAACCCTTGCCTTGTTTATTTGCCtttcgggatgtacaagtacgtaGCCCCGTC
This window contains:
- the LOC139498001 gene encoding uncharacterized protein, with the translated sequence MDFKTEKSITSGKTYVPSKVNISSKNGLYEVQTYNPSSTIDPFEKKKTNTLSEPTDPFKQKTGYSPTRTTDDITKRKIEDYQGHKYDTFYDYGFPNDKDKEKRKQEPKEPKPKSEPKVDRKPKHVERAESPFPYNASKSVSRTFMLMTKGNRVRPEGTSFKTTDEFD